A segment of the Salminus brasiliensis chromosome 1, fSalBra1.hap2, whole genome shotgun sequence genome:
aaagtaataattttTGTAATGAGTTGTAGTGTTGGGACAAAACAGCCAACACTTGtatttttttacaattaaaaaaaacaattaaagaaTGATCATTTACAGTTCTCCAATGACTGAACTAGGTGGAGATGGAAAATGTCTGGCAGAGGTTTAAATCACACTGTCCTCTGAGAAGACATGTGTCCCAACATGTCAGCCCTCCAGTTTTTCCTGTAAACCTCACATTTTTAACCATTCTAAACATCACTTCTCCACAGTGGTGCTTGTAATAAGTCAGAAAACAATTTAACGCCTGAAAAGGATTCCCCCCCCTGCCACAGAAGCCAAGACCACAGCTCATTTTGCAAGGTATAAAGACCATATACTATGCTCAACTTAAGTGTCTACTACTGTAGCAAAACATGTATTTAATTCTCTGCTAATGGTACAACAAAGTACACCAGCAACTAAGGCTGGATTTCCCTCCAATCTGCAGCACAGTAGAGAGCCCACCAAACACTGAAACAAAAAGGGCTGAGAATGTTGTTAGTCTCTCAGGCAGAATATTACCCATTAATTTTCTCCCATTTAAGACAATCATTTTGCTTAGAGTTTGCTAAACCACACTGAAGCCAATTACTTGCAATAGGATTGTTCTAACTCCAATAGCATTTAACCAGACAAACATGGAATAGGGTTTTATGGCTGTGGCCAAGTTCTGAAAGATGTGCTAGCATGAAATTAGAAGAACTGAAGAGAGGGATTTGAATGTTCTCCTGTTGAGACCAAAGTAATTCTTCAGAATCATAAAAGCCAACTGGGCCTTTTAGGACCCACACAAGTCACTTGAGAACATGTGAAACTAGAGTTGAACCATCACCTTCAAAACACAAACAAGTAATCAAAAGCTACTTTATTCTGGTTGGTCAAATTTACAGCTCACTGCCAGAAAGGTGCCTTCTCCCCAACCACAACCGGACCAAGAGAGACTCTTCCTTCCCACTGTGGACCTAAAACAGGAAACAGATTGAAGTGTTAGAAGCACTCCTGGGGAAACACGCTGAATTTTGTAATTTACCCTACATACCTGCAACAGGAGGCACACGTCCTACATCCCTGACACCACAGCTTGCATCACAACAGCTACAAACTCTTGCATCTTCATCTGCTGCGGTCCACCTGAGAGGCAAACCCTGGTCAGTCACCTGATCAACTACTCAGAAGctacacagttcagttcattgaCAGCAACTGACCCATTAGCACTGAAGGAACAGGCCTTGTTTACAGCATCAGTGGGGACAGAAGCTGCAGCAGCCACCTTCAAGAAGCATGTGAAGTAAATCTGCAGAGAAGCAAAGACCATAAGCCCATATAGCCAACAACACCTATGCAAATCACTGCACTCCTCCTTACCAAGCCACTTCTCTGCTGTTCAAACACAAAGGCTTCCAGCTGAAACTGGAGCTTGTCCCCCTGAACTCGTGGCATGAAACGAGAGCTGGAGCCGGTCAGCTTTGCATCCACCAGGCACCTAGaagtagaaacagttacagtAGGTCAGCAAGCTGGACAGCCAGACAGTTGAAGGAGGTACTCAAGTCCAGCCTCAAGCTGGATTGTCAGAGAGGGCTGCTTACCCATAGTTCTCAATGAAGGAATATCTGGGAGTGGAATTCACATCAGGCACAGCAGTGGCCACACAGCTGTCCACAAAAATCCTTAGAGGCACATGGTTGTACTGCATCACAGACGCCTCAATGTTGATTAAATCTCCCAGGAAATACTGGTTAGAGGGCCTCTCAAACTGCCAGTCATCTGGTGGGGTTGGACAAACAAGGATCATTAGAGACAGTTTAAGCCTCCCACTACCTACAATGGATCACACTACAAACCCATCATGAGCCTAAGGAAGAAGACCAGACGCTCCTCAGCAGTCACAGTAGCAGCATAAGGTATCCAAGCAGGCAAGAGGGCATTGCTGCTCACGTTAAACTTCCTGTGAAATCATACATGGTTTCAGTTTACACTCCTACTTCAGGTAGTGGCATCTACACCCAACAAGAACTGCTCCTTACCGTGGATAGTGACACTCCACACCAACCATAGTACCCATCGTCCTGAGGACTGGAGAGCCAGAGCCTGAGCCAGATGGGTTTGGGGCATAGAGGAGGTTAAAGGTGTAGACCAGTTCATCCTCAGTCATCTGCATAAAGATGTACAGAGATTGAAAAATTATGATTACAGACTCAGGGAGTTACACATCAAGACAAAAGCTGGAGCCAAACTCACCATTAACACACTCCTGCAGCTCTGCAGCTCAGACTGCAAGATGAGAATCTGAGCAGCAGAATCTTCTCCTGCTACAGCACAGCCTCCAAGAGTGAGAGCTGACGGGTTTATTAACTCCCCAGTTCCATAGAAGTCCTTCTTGACCTCCACATGCACCATGTTCTCACCACAATGAACCGCTACACTGGAAGCACGAGTAGGCTGCCACAGCTCAAAATGCACTTGGGGCTGCTTAGGCTTCTCTGGAGCTTGAGGAAAATGCCATGTCAGCTTCTTTACCGGACCCTGCATCATTTGTTTGATCTGGACATTCAGTGGATCTTGCAGAGAAGTGGAGAGACCTCCTGAGGCAGGACCTTGCACAGTTGGCTGTCTTTGCTGAGCCCAAGCACCTAGTGGATTCCCAAACTGTGCATTACACACTCCAAATACAAGAGCCAGCAGAACCCCaactccattccaccttaactcCATCATTTAAAACCTAAAGTGCTGAGAActgtttttttctctgtctggAAACTGCTTTTATGTAGAAGCAGACAAAGGTGACTCCGCCCTATTGGAGTCAGGGAGGTGACACAGGTGTGATCAATCAAGGTCTTTTGATGAACTGTGTACGCAGAGGTGAAACTGCAGTTCATATAAACTGGTCGATTTTGAAGTAATATTTGTGCCAGTGATTCAATTAACAAGGTCTTGTTTGATTTATTAAGCTCTTTGATAGTTTGCTCGGTTGGGCCACCTGGTGGAAAGTAAATATTATTTCGCTTTTTTGTCCTTGATGTCACTAATCAGCTAAACAGAATCGCAAAAAAAGGCTCAAGGGTGACATAGCATAAAACATgtaaccccaagtgagcaagccaaaaaCCACAGTGCAGGAAAAAGTCCCTCAGAGCTGAACGTAAAAAACTTATTAATAATCAAAGTAATGCtgatggttattattattattattattatatatttatttttattattatttatttctctctctctctctctctctctctctatatatatatatatatagcaattaTAAAATTAACATTTAGAGTCTATTTATTTAAACTTTAATGTATATGGTAATGGAGGGTGAGCAACTAGTCTGATGCAGGTAACAGGAGACCCCAACGGACAGGTGTGCAGTCATTTCTTCGAAGCCATGGATACAAAAGCACTGTAGCTTGGGTGAATAGAAATCATCCATTTATTGCTCACCTGTCCCTAGACTTCATTGCAGGGTTACTCTTCATGTGTTACTCTTCACATGTGCTAACATTACAAAGTGATAGGGGCAGAGGCCGAATGGGTGGGCTGGGAAATTGGCTCAGCTACactgaaaacagaaaacaatggTGACAGGAACTACACATTAACAGTGTGTGGTTTGCTGTCGCTGTAATCATTCTGTCTCTACAAggttctgcaatagctttgtcccTCAAGCAGTCAGATTTAAACTCACAGAGACTGAACTAAACCCCCACAACACACGTCATAGCATGTGTAACCTGTCTgcatcttatttatttattctatactacctcagtacctgctaaattaatataatttagtttttttaaattagttaTTTTAGTTCGTTAGCTCGCTCGTGCACTGATGAGTTCAAACGCCAATTATTCGCTGGAACATGTGACCCTTAAACTGATCTGTGCACGCGCCAGTTACCGCGGACCTAGTCAGGATCATCTGTTTCTGGGAcaagtgtttaaatgtgtagcTTTGGGATTCGGCCTTTAGTGGGTCTTACACTCAcaacccttttcattttcatcactttgACATTTGATGGTGGATGGCGTTTCCTACCCCGCTACGCCTTTCCGTCTCGTTTTTTAACCGCCAAAGATACCTCGACCTGACTAAAATATTCTCTCAGGAGTaggtaaaaagtaaaataagtaaTATAGAAGTATATagcatgatttttttaaagatgttaaAATCCAGatgtaaaaatatattgtattaataatgcaacatacagtgtgtgcagaattattaggcaagttgtatttgagaggattatttttattattgaacaacaactaggttctcaatcaacccaaaagactcaaatatcaaagcttaatatttttgaaaGTTggagtggtttttttttttgatttggctatcttaggaggatatctgtttgtgcaggtaactattactttgcagaattattaggcaacttaataaaaaacaaatatatacccatctcacttgtttattttcaccaggtaaaccaatataacactaaatttagaaataaacattgacattcaaaaacaaaaccaaaaacaaatcagtgaccaatatagccacctttctttacaatgacactcaaaagccttccattcatagattctgtcagttgcttgatctgtttacgatcaacattgcgtgcagcagacaccacagcctcccagacactgttcagagaggtgtactgttttccctccctgtagacctcattttatgagggaccacaggttctctatggggttccgatcaggtgaacaaggggtcatgtcatcattttgtcttcttttagacccttactggccagccacgctgtggagtatttggatgcatgtgatggagcattgtcctgcatggaaatcatgtttttcttgaacgataccgacttctttctgtaccactgcttgaagaaggtgtcttccagaaactggcagtaggtctgggaattgagcttcactccatcctcaacccgaaaaggtcccacaagttcatctttgatgataccagcccataccagtaccccacctccaccttgctggcatctgagtcggagtggagctctctgccctttattgatccagcctcgggcccatccttctggcccatcaagagtcactcgcatttcatcagtccataaaaccttagaaaaattagtcttaagatatttcttggcccagtcttgatgttttatcttatgtttcttgtttaaaggtggtcatttttcagccttccttaccttggccatgtccctgagtatcgtacaccttgtgctttttgatactccataACCGTTGCAggtctgaaatatggcaaaactggtggcaaatggcatcttggttCATCTTGGTTCATCTACAGTTcgtgggcagttattttgcacctttttttttttcccccaacacCTTACTTGcaaccctgttggctatttgccatgaaacgcttgattgttcggtgatcacgcttcaaaggTTTGGCAATTttaagactgctgcatccctcagcaagacatctcacaatttgaCTTCTCAGAGtgcgtcaaatctctcttctgatccattttgccaaaggaaaggaagttgcctaacaattaagcacaccttatatagggtgttgatgtcattagaccacaccccttctcattacagagatgcacatcacctgatgggtagttggctttcaagcctatagagcttggagtaggacatgtataaaaaggatgatgatcaaaatactcatttacctaataattctgcacacagtgtatgcTATATGTCTAATCaatgtagttaaatacatttacatcaaaaacatgataaatatggataGGGAATAATACGTTTACTTTTCACCATCAGGCTTATTAGAAATCTATAAAAGGGTGAAGCAGCCTCTTCACACTGATTACTAAACGCCTCAgtgtgaaaaacaacaaattaacgcctcaaagggatttttggaaagatagtcggaTGAAGAGTCTTCTGCCATTAAATCATCCTGCAGCTGGTCATAAAAAATTTTTAGGATACTCATTACAAATCCATCCCACTGGTTGGTAACTCCAATTTCCAGACGCAAAGTTTTGCGAAGGATGGTCTTGCATTCATCCAGAAGGCTGAATTACTTTAACACATCTAGGAAACGAACAGGCAcacctt
Coding sequences within it:
- the LOC140554153 gene encoding zona pellucida sperm-binding protein 3-like, which produces MMELRWNGVGVLLALVFGVCNAQFGNPLGAWAQQRQPTVQGPASGGLSTSLQDPLNVQIKQMMQGPVKKLTWHFPQAPEKPKQPQVHFELWQPTRASSVAVHCGENMVHVEVKKDFYGTGELINPSALTLGGCAVAGEDSAAQILILQSELQSCRSVLMMTEDELVYTFNLLYAPNPSGSGSGSPVLRTMGTMVGVECHYPRKFNVSSNALLPAWIPYAATVTAEERLVFFLRLMMDDWQFERPSNQYFLGDLINIEASVMQYNHVPLRIFVDSCVATAVPDVNSTPRYSFIENYGCLVDAKLTGSSSRFMPRVQGDKLQFQLEAFVFEQQRSGLIYFTCFLKVAAAASVPTDAVNKACSFSANGWTAADEDARVCSCCDASCGVRDVGRVPPVAGPQWEGRVSLGPVVVGEKAPFWQ